One Saccharomyces kudriavzevii IFO 1802 strain IFO1802 genome assembly, chromosome: 7 DNA segment encodes these proteins:
- the SKN1 gene encoding beta-glucan synthesis-associated protein SKN1 (similar to Saccharomyces cerevisiae SKN1 (YGR143W) and KRE6 (YPR159W); ancestral locus Anc_3.508), whose amino-acid sequence MSVRNLTNNRNSNSENSIAESENSFYSSNEQSRQSSSIEPADNQHVSGSGNPFLGSEEFDEDYIPPSEDDEHRGGNKYSSSSSINYNNDPNSDTSLLVNEKNSPARNGRRTSDYKGYYAKNNSNPANNFNNHNNNNYNNNIISSSNDNSFTSHLQPPDKNLPSHPSSNNMSAFSNNSLIKSPLPFDRYPLVGTRHISMAQSQSQNLLNEKKRANMTGSSSSAHDSSLSSTNLYMGEQDFSPFGGYPASFFPLTLDEKEDDDYIHNPDIEEEARLDRRRFVEDFKHMDRRSFLALLGILFLFMAGVVIFIVLPAITFSGVVYHHEHDHEANSRGSSSSNTTSRSLTEYQFPQLAAIRTALVDPDTPTSAKTREAKDGSKWQLVFSDEFNAEGRTFYDGDDQFWTAPDVHYDATKDLEWYSPDAVTTTNGTLTLRMDAFKNHDLYYRSGMVQSWNKLCFTEGAIEVSANLPNYGRVTGLWPGMWTMGNLGRPGYLASTQGVWPYSYEACDAGITPNQSSPDGISYLPGQKLSVCTCDDEDHPNQGVGRGAPEIDILEGEADTILGVGVASQSLQIAPFDIWYMPDYDFIEVYNFTTTTMNTYAGGPFQQAISAISTLNVTWYQFGEEAGYFQKYAIEYLNDDEDGYIRWFVGDTPTFTLYATSLHPSGNIDWRKISKEPMSAVLNLGISNNWAYIDWQYIFFPVTMSVDYVRLYQPKGSVSVTCDPEDYPTYDYIQNHLNAYHNANLTSWEQAGYTFPKNVLTGDCRSSKFSLS is encoded by the coding sequence ATGTCCGTACGAAATCTCACCAATAATCGTAATTCCAATAGTGAAAATAGTATTGCCGAAAGTGAAAACTCCTTTTATTCCTCGAACGAGCAATCGAGGCAAAGCTCATCGATAGAACCTGCTGACAATCAGCATGTTAGTGGAAGCGGTAAtccttttcttggaagTGAAGAGTTTGACGAAGACTACATCCCACCGAGTGAAGACGACGAGCACCGAGGAGGAAATAAATATTCCAGTTCATCATCTATAAACTACAACAATGATCCGAATAGCGACACTTCTCTCCTtgttaatgaaaaaaactctCCTGCAAGGAATGGTCGAAGAACGTCTGATTATAAGGGCTACTATGCCAAGAATAATTCAAACCCAGCTAATAACTTTAACAATcacaataacaacaattataataataacattATAAGCAGTAGTAACGATAACAGCTTTACATCGCATTTGCAGCCACCAGACAAAAACCTACCGTCACATCCCTCTTCAAACAATATGAGTGCCTTTTCGAATAATAGCTTAATTAAGTCTCCTCTACCTTTTGACAGATATCCACTAGTAGGGACGAGGCACATTTCAATGGCCCAATCTCAATCACAAAACCTTCtcaacgaaaaaaaaagagcgaATATGACTGGCTCATCCTCTTCTGCTCATGActcttcattatcatcaacCAACTTGTACATGGGCGAGCaagatttttcaccttTTGGCGGTTATCCAGCTTCATTCTTCCCATTAACTTTGgacgaaaaagaagatgacgacTATATTCACAATCcagatattgaagaagaagcaagaTTAGACAGAAGGCGGTTTGTCGAAGACTTTAAGCATATGGATAGAAGATCTTTTCTCGCCCTCCTAGGtatcttattcttattcaTGGCCGGTgttgtcattttcatcgtATTACCTGCCATCACATTTTCTGGCGTAGTGTATCACCACGAACATGACCATGAAGCAAATTCTAGAGGTTCATCGTCTTCAAATACTACATCAAGGTCCTTGACCGAGTATCAATTTCCTCAACTTGCTGCTATTAGGACAGCTCTGGTTGATCCAGACACGCCCACTAGTGCTAAGACAAGAGAAGCGAAAGACGGATCTAAATGGCAGTTGGTGTTTTCCGATGAATTTAACGCCGAAGGTAGGACATTTTATGATGGCGATGACCAATTCTGGACGGCGCCTGATGTTCACTACGACGCTACCAAGGATCTTGAATGGTATTCTCCAGATGCCGTTACAACTACCAATGGTACTTTGACGCTAAGGATGGATGCATTCAAAAATCATGACCTTTATTACAGATCTGGTATGGTACAGAGCTGGAACAAGCTTTGTTTTACAGAAGGTGCCATAGAAGTTTCCGCAAATTTGCCTAATTATGGTCGTGTTACAGGACTATGGCCTGGTATGTGGACCATGGGGAACTTGGGTAGACCAGGCTACTTGGCCAGTACTCAAGGTGTTTGGCCTTACTCTTATGAAGCATGTGATGCTGGTATCACACCGAATCAAAGTTCTCCAGATGGCATTTCTTATCTACCAGGTCAAAAGTTAAGTGTTTGTACTtgtgacgatgaagatcACCCAAATCAGGGTGTCGGTAGAGGTGCACCAGAAATCGATATTTTAGAAGGTGAGGCTGATACAATTTTAGGTGTCGGTGTGGCTTCTCAATCCTTACAAATTGCTCCTTTCGATATTTGGTATATGCCTGATTATGATTTCATCGAAGTCTATAATTTCACCACAACAACGATGAATACATATGCTGGTGGCCCCTTTCAGCAGGCTATATCCGCAATCTCTACTTTAAATGTTACGTGGTATCAGTTTGGCGAGGAAGCGggttattttcaaaagtatgCCATCGAGTATCtcaatgatgatgaagacggTTATATCAGATGGTTCGTCGGAGATACTCCAACTTTCACACTCTATGCTACTTCATTACATCCCAGCGGTAATATTGACTGGAGAAAAATTAGCAAGGAGCCAATGTCAGCTGTTTTGAATCTAGGTATTTCTAACAATTGGGCTTATATTGATTGGCAATATATATTCTTCCCTGTGACAATGTCAGTAGATTACGTCAGGTTATATCAACCTAAAGGTTCTGTCTCTGTTACTTGTGATCCAGAAGATTATCCAACATACGATTACATCCAGAATCATTTGAACGCTTATCATAACGCTAATCTCACAAGTTGGGAACAGGCTGGCTATACCTTCCCAAAGAATGTTTTAACAGGAGATTGCCGTAGTTCtaaattttcattatcatga
- the SKDI07G3930 gene encoding zinc-binding alcohol dehydrogenase family protein (similar to Saccharomyces cerevisiae YCR102C), with the protein MSTSIPETMKAVVIENGKAVVKEGVPIPKLEEGFVLIKTFAVAGNPTDWAHIEYKVGPPGSILGCDAAGQVVELGPGVNPEDFSVGDYIYGFIHGSSVRFPSNGAFAEYSAISTAFAYKSSNGLKLCGENSLPSGPVRSLEGAATIPVSLTTAGLVLTNNLGLSLEWEPSTPQRDHPILLWGGATSLGQLIIQLAKKLNGFTKIIVVASRKHEEQLKEYGADELFDYHDFDVVEQIKKKYNNIPYLVDCVANQNTLQQVYKCAADKLDATIVELTNLGEENVEKENRRLNVTIDKTRLYAIGGHEIPFGGVIFPADPEARTAAIKFVKFINPRINDGKIHHIPVKIYKNGLYDIPHIIEDIKKGKNSGEKLVAVLN; encoded by the coding sequence ATGTCAACCTCGATTCCAGAAACCATGAAGGCTGTCGTCATTGAAAACGGTAAAGCTGTTGTTAAAGAAGGTGTTCCCATTCCTAAATTGGAGGAGGGTTTCGTTTTGATTAAGACATTTGCTGTTGCTGGTAACCCGACTGATTGGGCACACATTGAATACAAGGTTGGACCTCCAGGCTCTATCTTGGGTTGCGATGCTGCCGGCCAAGTTGTCGAATTGGGTCCAGGCGTCAATCCTGAAGACTTTTCTGTTGGAGATTATATTTACGGGTTTATCCATGGTTCCTCCGTAAGATTTCCCTCCAATGGTGCTTTTGCTGAGTATTCTGCCATTTCGACTGCGTTTGCCTACAAATCATCCAACGGGCTTAAATTGTGCGGTGAGAATAGTCTACCTTCGGGTCCTGTCAGATCCCTGGAAGGTGCTGCCACTATCCCAGTGTCACTGACCACAGCCGGCTTGGTGTTGACGAATAATTTAGGCTTGAGCTTGGAATGGGAGCCATCTACTCCACAAAGGGACCATCCTATCTTACTATGGGGTGGCGCAACTTCACTAGGCCAATTAATCATTCAACTagccaaaaaattgaacgGTTTCACCAAGATCATTGTTGTCGCCTCTCGGAAGCACGAAGAGCAATTGAAAGAATATGGTGCCGACGAATTATTTGATTATCACgattttgatgttgttgaacaaatcaagaagaaatataacAACATTCCATATTTGGTCGATTGTGTCGCTAATCAAAATACGCTTCAACAAGTGTATAAATGCGCGGCCGATAAGTTGGATGCCACCATTGTCGAACTAACTAATTTGGGCGAAGAAAACGtcgaaaaggaaaacaggAGACTAAACGTGACCATCGACAAAACAAGGCTGTATGCAATAGGTGGCCACGAAATTCCCTTCGGAGGGGTCATTTTCCCAGCCGACCCCGAGGCCAGGACTGCTGCCATCAAATTCgtcaaatttatcaaccCAAGAATTaatgatggaaaaattcacCATATTCCAGTTAAGATCTACAAAAACGGACTATACGACATTCCTCATATAATCGAAGACATtaaaaaaggtaaaaattCTGGTGAAAAGCTAGTTGCCGTATTGAACTAG